The Clostridium sp. DL-VIII DNA window ATTAAGAAAGAGATGGCAAAAAATATTATTAGATGAAATAATAAAAAGAGAAGGAAATAAAGATAGTTTTAGACGATTAAAGAACAAAATATATAAAAATAATAAAGATGGATTTTATGTTCATGCTAAAAATGAAATAAAATCAGCAAAGATAGCTGCAAAATATATTGGAAGATATGTTGGACGACCTGCGATAGCAGAATCAAGAATAATTGCGTATGATGGTGAAAGTGTAACATTTAAATATAAAAGACATGAAGACAATAAAGAAATAATAGAGAAAGTGCCAGTCTTTGAGTTTATAAAAAAAGTTATAATACATATACCAGACAAGAATTTTAAAATGGTGAGATATTTTGGACTGTATTCGAGGAGATGTAAGGATAAAGATCAATTTATCAAGATGATAGATAAGAAAATAATACAAATTAAGAAATCAATAGAAAAGTGGGAATATCGAATTCTTGCGTCTTTTGGGGTAGATCCATGCAAATGTTCTAAATGTGGTGGTAAGATGAGATTTAATGATATAGTGTATCCACGATACGGCTCGATGCGAGAATATTTTAAAGATAAATTTATAAGTGAAGGGAAAGAAAAATTAGAAAACATCCTGGAAATATATGCAATTGCAAAAGGAGTACTATATGGTAAAATAAAGCCGACAACAACATAGTTGGAGGGATGTTAAGTGAAAGATATAATACCATATAAATGTTTAAATTGTGGAATAACAGAAAATATACCTAGGGAGGTTGTAGAATACTTTGATGAGATGGATCAAAGTAATATAGATGAACCGCCTTGTTTTTCATGCGAAAAATGTGGTGGAGTTATGAGACCTAAAGAATACAATGGGGTATATGGCAAAAGTTATAAACTATAAGAAGAAAACCATAGAGGAACAGCAATCTCTATGGTTTTTAATTTAACTATTAATAATTTCTCCGAAGGAGCGTGTCGCAGACACTTTTGTTCTTGGCTTTAAGCTTCTGTTAAATGATCAGGAAGTAACAATAAAGAATATTAGGCAGGAAGCAGCAAACGCACTTTCTGATTTCTTAAAGGATGTAAACCATAAATTTATGGGCGATTTCGTGTCAATGAGTAATAATGAAATTGGACGTTTTACAAAGATGGAGAAATTATTGGAGAATAAAATTTCTCGCCGTTTTAAAGTTCGACGCTTAGATAAAAATGATTTCGGTTATCTTATTGAACATTTATATGGTCAGACTGGAACAGCCTATGAAGATTATGAATATTACTTGCCTAGTAAGAAGTTTAAGCATGAGACTTTGGTAAAACGCTACGACTTATTGAAACCTACTCGTTGCTTGATTGAAGAAAATCAGCGTTACTTAAAAATTGAACATGAGGAATCAACGGTATATGTGGCTTACTTTACAATCAACTCTATTGTAGGAGAATTAGACTTTCCATCTTCTGAGATTTTTTATTATCAGCAACAACAATTCACTTTTCCTATTGATACAAGTATGAACGTCGAAATAGTAGCGAATAAGAAAGCTTTGTCTACCATTCGTAATAAAAAAAAGGAATTAAAAGATCTTGATAATCATGCTTTAGAAAGTGATACAGAAACAAGCTCAAATGTTATGGAAGCTTTGGACAGTGTAAATGAGTTAGAAACAAACTTAGACCAGAGTAAAGAATCTATGTATAAACTTAGTTATGTCATAAGGGTATCCGCGCCAGACCTAGATGAATTAAAGCGTAGATGTAATGAAGTAAAAGACTTTTACGACGATTTGAATGTTAAACTTGCAAGACCTTTTGGAGATATGATGGGCCTGAACAATGAATTCATTCCTGCAAGCAAAAGATATATGAATGATTATATACAATATGTTACTTCTGATTTTCTTGCTGGTTTAGGCTTTGGAGCAACTCAAATGCTCGGGGAAACAGAAGGGATTTATATAGGGTATAACCTTGATACAGGACGAAATGTATATTTAAAACCCGCCCTTGCAAGTCAAGGTGTTAAAGGTTCTGTTACTAATGCCCTGGCTGCTGCATTTGTCGGTTCTTTAGGTGGTGGAAAATCATTTTCTAATAATATGATTATATATTATTCTGTATTATTTGGAGCACAGGCTGTTATTGTAGATCCTAAATCTGAACGTGGAAGCTGGAAAGAAACGCTACCTGAAATTGCGAAGGAAATTAATATCGTAAATCTTACAAGCGAAGAAAGTAATAAAGGACTGCTTGACCCTTATGTGATTATGAAAAGACCAAAAGATTCTGAAAGTTTAGCGATTGATATATTAACCTTTCTTACAGGTATTTCTTCTCGTGATGGTGAGAAGTTTCCAGTATTAAGAAAAGCAATAAGAGCTGTGACAAAGAGTGAAAAAAGAGGATTATTACTTGTTATAGATGAATTGAGAGCTGAAAATACTGCAATAAGTAATAGTATTGCAGAGCATATAGAATCATTTATAGATTATGACTTTGCACATTTGCTATTTTCAGATGGTTCTATTTCTCAATCTATTAGCTTAGAAAAACAGCTAAATATTATACAAGTTGCTGATTTAGTGCTTCCAGATAAGGAAACCTCATTTGAAGAATATACCACAATGGAACTTCTTTCAGTGGCTATGTTAATTGTTATTAGTACTTTTGCTCTTGACTTCATACATTCTGATCGTAGCATTTTTAAAATTGTAGACCTTGACGAAGCATGGAGTTTCTTACAGGTAGCACAAGGAAAAACACTTTCAATGAAGCTTGTAAGAGCTGGTAGAGCTATGAATGCAGGAGTATATTTTGTAACTCAAAATACTACTGATCTATTGGATGAAAAGCTTAAAAATAATTTAGGATTAAAATTTGCCTTTCGTTCTACAGATATTAATGAGATAAAGAAAACTTTAGAATTTTTTGGAGTGGATAAGGAGGATGAAAATAACCAAAAACGCTTACGTGATCTGGAAAATGGACAGTGCCTATTCAGTGATTTATATGGTAGAGTTGGAGTAATACAATTCCATCCAATTTTTGAAGAATTGCTACATGCGTTTGATACACGTCCACCAGTAAAAAGAGAGGTGGGATAAGTGAAGAAGAAACAAACCAATAATCATAAATGCAAATGTGAAAAGATAGCTAAAATAGCAATTACTATACTTGTAGTATTAGTGATTGTTATTTTTATATTAGCAATAGTGGGGACAGTAGCACATGCGGCGGGACTTGTTGATGATACTATTAAAGCCGGTAATGAATACAGCAAGTATCCACTTGATAATTATCAGCTTGATTTTTACGTAGATAATAGTTGGGATTGGCTTCCTTGGAATTGGCTTGATGGCATTGGAAAACAAGTTATGTATGGCCTGTATGCAATTACAAATTTCATATGGACCATAAGCCTTTTTTTATCAAATGCCACAGGTTATCTTGTACAGGAAGCATATTCTCTAGATTTCATATCAGTAACAGCAGATTCCATTGGAAAGAATATGCAGACTATAGCAGGTATTAGCATAAATGGTTTTTCTACAGATGGTTTCTATGGAGGATTTTTATTGATTCTCATTTTGATACTTGGCATTTATGTTGCCTATATAGGGCTTATCAAAAGGGAAACTACAAAAGCTATTCATGCATCTGTTAATTTTGTGGTGGTGTTTATACTCTCAGCGGCATTTATTGCCTATGCGCCAGACTATATAGAAAAAATAAATGGCTTTTCTGCTGATATTAGTAATGCCAGTTTATCAATGGGTACGAAAATCGTTATGCCAAACTCTAAAAGTCAAGGTAAAGATAGTGTAGATCTTATTCGAGACAGTTTATTTTCTATACAGGTACAACAACCGTGGCTGTTACTACAATATGATAACTCTGATATAAAAGCTATTGGCGAAAATAGAGTAGAAAAGCTGCTTTCTACAAGTCCAGATGCTAACAACGGTAAAGATAGAGAGGAAATAGTAAAGTCTGAAATAGAGGACAGAAAAAATACAAATCTTACTATTACAAAAACCATTAACCGTTTAGGTATGGTATTCTTTCTCTTTATTTTTAATATTGGAATTTCTGCCTTTGTGTTTCTGCTTACTGGTATCATGATTTTTTCACAGGTACTGTTTATTATTTATGCAATGTTTTTACCTGTCAGCTTTCTTTTAAGCATGATACCTACCTTTGAAAGCATGACAAGGCGTGCTATCACAAAATTATTTAATACTATTATGTCAAGAGCTGGTATTACGCTGATAGTTACAACTGCCTTTAGTATCTCTACTATGCTTTACACATTGTCTACTGGCTATCCGTTCTTTTTGATAGCCTTTTTGCAGATAGTAACTTTTGCAGGTATCTATTTTAAATTAGGAGATTTAATGAGCATGTTTTCACTTCAAAGCGGTGAATCTCAAAGTATGGGAAGACAAATTTTAAGAAGACCTCGTATGTTAATGCTAGCTCATATGCATCGCTTACAGTATAAACTTAGGCGTTCGATTTCAGACAATGGAAAGAAATCAAATGCAGGTAAAAAATCCAGTAAAGATTATGGAACTTCTGCTTCAAGAACTAGACAAGCAGATCACACCAGACCAGACGGAAATACTCAAAAAACATCTTTTGGGAAACAAGTTGGACAAGCAGCGGGTACAGTAATGGATACAAAAGATCGTATTAAAGATACCGCAGGACAGTTTAAAGAACAGGCAGAAGATTTGCCAGTAAATGCGAAATATGCTTTGCATCATGGAAAATCGAAGATTGTAGATGGAATTTCTGACTTTAAAACCAGCGTTACAGATACAAGAAAAGCAAGACAGCAAGGAAGAAAAGATAAGCAGGATCAAAGAAGAATGACGATTGCGGAGCGCCGCTCAAAGATGGAACAAGAACATAAACGTAAAGCTAAAAATGCTACAGAACCGAGAAATGGAGCTTATTCCAATCATGAAAGACCTGCTACGGCTGATATACAGGGAAGAACGGATTGTCCTAGTAAAAATGACAAAATAGAGAATATACGAAGAGCTACAGGATCTACTAGTACTAATGATAGAAAATTTACTGACAGACCGAATAAAAGAATTGTTAAAGAATCTATTGAACAACCAAATGGCGGTAATGTAGATAAACAATCATCAAAAAAAGAACGTAAGCTTATAAAACCAGAGAAAGCTTCAATTAAAGCAGAACGCAAATGTGTATCTGATAGTCAGAATAAGCGAGCCTTTAGTATAAATAAACAGCCACAAAAAGTTGTTTATCCTGCATCAACAGAAAAAACACCTCAAAGGCAATTTATAAAAGAACACAAAATTACCGTTAAACGTGGAATAGGCAATCAGAAAAAAGTAAAAATCGCTAATGCTGCTACAGCCATTAAGAAGAGAGGTCAGAAGAAATGAAAGCGAAATATATCATTATTATGATCTCTAGTATTTTTGCACTGATATTTTCAATGCTTTTGCTTGTTGCTATCCTTTTCTCAGATGAAGAAAATGGTGGGAATTCAAACATTAAATATGGTGGAGTCAGTGTATCAGCGGAGGTATTGGCATATGAACCTATAGTTGAGAAATATGCCAAAGAGTTTGGAATTGAGGAATACATCAATTATTTACTTGCTATTATGCAAGTAGAATCAGGCGGTATAATTCAAGATGTTATGCAGTCAAGCGAATCTATGGGATTACCAGCTAATACATTAAATGCAGAGGAATCTATAAGGCAGGGTTGCAAGTATTTTGCTTCTCTGCTTAAAGTCGCTAAAAATAAAGATTGCGATATTAACACAGTTGTCCAATCTTATAATTACGGCAGTAGTTTCATTGATTACGTGGCAAGTCGAGGAAATAAATACACTTTTGAGCTTGCAGAGAGCT harbors:
- a CDS encoding IS91 family transposase, with protein sequence MIKSKLRRILEENWNEFYKRYKNRIRPSVIAEVKKVMKCKDISNGYIELKCKECGEIKKVGFTCKSRFCTSCGKVYVDNWVNGMLGKLINVKHRHMVFTIPEELRNYFGRERDRLKLLPQCAAKAVTSWMYKQNKKEEFIPGIIAVIHTFGRDLKWNPHVHMMVTEGGKGKLTTWRNFKYFSYEALRKRWQKILLDEIIKREGNKDSFRRLKNKIYKNNKDGFYVHAKNEIKSAKIAAKYIGRYVGRPAIAESRIIAYDGESVTFKYKRHEDNKEIIEKVPVFEFIKKVIIHIPDKNFKMVRYFGLYSRRCKDKDQFIKMIDKKIIQIKKSIEKWEYRILASFGVDPCKCSKCGGKMRFNDIVYPRYGSMREYFKDKFISEGKEKLENILEIYAIAKGVLYGKIKPTTT
- a CDS encoding YtxH domain-containing protein — translated: MTILVVLVIVIFILAIVGTVAHAAGLVDDTIKAGNEYSKYPLDNYQLDFYVDNSWDWLPWNWLDGIGKQVMYGLYAITNFIWTISLFLSNATGYLVQEAYSLDFISVTADSIGKNMQTIAGISINGFSTDGFYGGFLLILILILGIYVAYIGLIKRETTKAIHASVNFVVVFILSAAFIAYAPDYIEKINGFSADISNASLSMGTKIVMPNSKSQGKDSVDLIRDSLFSIQVQQPWLLLQYDNSDIKAIGENRVEKLLSTSPDANNGKDREEIVKSEIEDRKNTNLTITKTINRLGMVFFLFIFNIGISAFVFLLTGIMIFSQVLFIIYAMFLPVSFLLSMIPTFESMTRRAITKLFNTIMSRAGITLIVTTAFSISTMLYTLSTGYPFFLIAFLQIVTFAGIYFKLGDLMSMFSLQSGESQSMGRQILRRPRMLMLAHMHRLQYKLRRSISDNGKKSNAGKKSSKDYGTSASRTRQADHTRPDGNTQKTSFGKQVGQAAGTVMDTKDRIKDTAGQFKEQAEDLPVNAKYALHHGKSKIVDGISDFKTSVTDTRKARQQGRKDKQDQRRMTIAERRSKMEQEHKRKAKNATEPRNGAYSNHERPATADIQGRTDCPSKNDKIENIRRATGSTSTNDRKFTDRPNKRIVKESIEQPNGGNVDKQSSKKERKLIKPEKASIKAERKCVSDSQNKRAFSINKQPQKVVYPASTEKTPQRQFIKEHKITVKRGIGNQKKVKIANAATAIKKRGQKK